The following are encoded together in the Pseudomonas maumuensis genome:
- a CDS encoding catalase, translating into MSKILTTASGAPVADNQNSRSAGPRGPLLLDDFHLLEKLAHFNRENIPERRVHAKGSGAYGTFTVTRDITELTSARLFDAIGKQTETFLRFSTVGGERGSADTERDPRGFAVKFYTEEGNWDIVGNNTPVFFIRDPLKFPDFIHTQKRHPQTNLKNAQMMWDFWSHSPEALHQVTILFSDRGIPDGYRHMHGFGSHTYSLINAQGERTWVKWHFKTQQGIKNLAPADAARLAGSDPDYAQRDLFESIERGDSPRWTVCIQVMSEAEAASRDENPFDVTKTWSQKDYPLIEVGVLELNRNPLNYFAEVEQAAFGPSNMVPGVGLSPDRMLQGRVFAYADAHRYRVGTNHQQLPVNAPRSPVNSYQRDGSMAIGAYGGAPNYEPNSHASAPKQSPRHAEPALALNGSADRYDHREDNDYYSHAGALFRLMNDEQKALLINNIAWAMAGVSDDVIQRQLQYFFKADPAYGEGVAKALGVNLG; encoded by the coding sequence ATGAGCAAGATTCTCACTACCGCCAGCGGTGCACCCGTAGCCGACAACCAGAATTCCCGTTCCGCAGGCCCCCGTGGCCCGCTGCTGCTCGACGACTTCCACCTGCTCGAGAAGCTTGCCCACTTCAACCGCGAGAACATCCCGGAGCGCCGCGTGCACGCCAAGGGCTCCGGCGCCTACGGTACCTTCACCGTCACTCGTGATATCACCGAGCTCACCAGTGCCAGGCTGTTCGACGCTATCGGCAAGCAGACCGAGACGTTCCTGAGGTTCTCCACCGTGGGTGGCGAGCGCGGTTCCGCGGACACTGAACGCGACCCGCGTGGTTTCGCGGTGAAGTTTTACACCGAGGAAGGTAACTGGGACATCGTCGGCAACAATACCCCGGTGTTTTTCATTCGTGATCCGCTGAAGTTCCCCGACTTCATTCACACCCAGAAGCGCCACCCGCAGACCAACCTGAAGAACGCGCAAATGATGTGGGACTTCTGGTCGCATTCGCCCGAGGCACTGCACCAGGTCACCATCCTGTTCTCCGATCGCGGGATTCCCGATGGCTACCGCCACATGCACGGCTTCGGCAGCCACACCTACAGCCTGATCAACGCCCAGGGCGAGCGGACCTGGGTCAAATGGCACTTCAAGACCCAGCAAGGCATCAAGAACCTGGCGCCGGCCGATGCCGCCCGCCTGGCCGGGAGCGACCCGGACTACGCCCAGCGTGATCTGTTCGAGTCCATCGAGCGCGGCGATTCCCCGCGTTGGACCGTGTGCATCCAGGTGATGAGCGAGGCCGAGGCGGCCAGCCGCGACGAAAACCCGTTCGATGTGACCAAGACCTGGTCGCAGAAGGACTACCCGTTGATCGAAGTTGGTGTGCTGGAGCTCAACCGCAACCCGCTCAACTACTTCGCCGAAGTCGAGCAGGCGGCGTTCGGGCCCAGCAACATGGTCCCCGGGGTTGGCCTGTCGCCAGACCGCATGCTGCAGGGCCGTGTGTTCGCCTATGCTGATGCGCATCGCTACCGCGTGGGCACCAACCACCAGCAACTGCCGGTCAATGCGCCGCGTAGCCCGGTGAACAGCTACCAACGCGATGGCTCCATGGCCATTGGCGCATACGGCGGTGCTCCTAACTACGAGCCCAACAGCCATGCAAGCGCGCCGAAGCAATCGCCGCGGCACGCCGAGCCCGCACTGGCCCTGAACGGCTCGGCGGATCGTTACGATCACCGTGAGGACAACGATTACTACAGCCACGCCGGGGCGTTGTTCCGCCTGATGAACGATGAGCAGAAGGCGCTGTTGATCAACAACATCGCCTGGGCCATGGCCGGTGTCAGCGACGATGTCATCCAGCGTCAGCTGCAGTACTTCTTCAAGGCTGATCCGGCCTATGGGGAAGGGGTCGCCAAGGCATTGGGTGTGAATCTCGGCTAA
- the bfr gene encoding bacterioferritin translates to MQGHPDVINYLVTLLKGELAARDQYFIHSRMYEDWGLTKLYERINHEMEEETQHADALMRRILMLEGTPDMRADDLEVGSTVPEMIEADLKLEYKVRAALCKGIELCELHKDYISRDILRAQLADTEEDHTYWLEKQQGLIKAIGLENYLQSQM, encoded by the coding sequence ATGCAAGGTCACCCGGACGTAATCAACTATCTCGTCACGTTGCTGAAGGGCGAACTGGCAGCACGCGATCAGTACTTCATTCACTCGCGCATGTACGAAGACTGGGGCCTGACCAAGCTCTACGAGCGTATCAACCACGAGATGGAAGAAGAGACGCAGCACGCCGATGCCCTGATGCGCCGTATCCTCATGCTCGAAGGTACTCCGGACATGCGCGCCGACGACCTGGAAGTGGGCAGCACCGTACCGGAAATGATCGAGGCCGATCTCAAGCTCGAGTACAAGGTGCGTGCCGCGCTGTGCAAGGGCATCGAGTTGTGCGAGCTGCACAAGGACTACATCAGCCGCGACATCCTGCGCGCGCAGCTAGCCGACACCGAAGAAGATCACACCTACTGGCTGGAGAAGCAGCAGGGTCTGATCAAGGCCATTGGCCTGGAGAACTATCTGCAGTCGCAGATGTAA